In a single window of the Melanotaenia boesemani isolate fMelBoe1 chromosome 22, fMelBoe1.pri, whole genome shotgun sequence genome:
- the tlr5a gene encoding toll-like receptor 5 yields MLVVVLRLVCTAFYLQVTMCYQSCNFYGQIAYCPGQEHYWVPVLPPSITHLYLDSNYISEINSTSLRSYEELLELDLGNQKVVLVIRNDSFLRQRKLTRLVLGLNPGLKLEPRSFAGLSNLQNLFLDYCSLTESILAENYLEPLLSLEMLNLFGNRIERLRPGLFFSNLTKFTNLNLKLNQIDRLCEENLVGFRGKYFTLNIHSNQLFKTDFDWGSCGNPFKGMGFRLLDLSSNGVNLMRIRQFFRAINGTPIGHLVYSGLIGKDFSHDNFPDPDNNTFEGLENSYVTILQIPKNRIFALQSDVFKPLKDVLIIDISSNKINQINRNAFRGLQGHLKILNLSSNLLGEIYSDTFNSLTELVILDLSYNHIGVLGSKAFRGLPKLQNLHLTGNSLRDLGFPESLPNLNILFLGDNKLNSVTQISRFGMNSVYVDVSDNRLTNLEDIYEILSHFKHLQYLFYGGNFIRYCMVNQAKIPHNNSLQELDLHGVFLQLVWSQGQCLNLFDHLKKTRHLNISFNSLTTLPQGIFSGLSSIVEIDLSSNALTYLQADVFPVSLKKLHLSNNLLASPDPVTFQSLSFLSLSANRFHCNCTLVSFLNWLDMTNVTFMSPVEEYRCEFPAAVHNLSLLEYATIIEPCEGDDEEAVQALKFVLFIFSAILIIIVLLGGIIYARLRGHIFIIYKKIVGRVLEGPKPAPAEQNWQYDAFFCFSNCDHRWVEDALLKKLDNQFSEENLLRCCFEARDFLPGEDHLSNIRDAIWCSRKTLCIVSKEFLKDGWCLEAFALAHGRMLEELTNVLIMLVVGKVAHYQLMKCHAVRAFVQGREYLTWPEDPQDLEWFFERLVSQILKDTKVKKFVVDKPEPAKPECPLDKGDHIPLENIRAIVTETPPS; encoded by the exons GTGACCATGTGCTACCAATCATGCAATTTTTATGGACAAATCGCTTACTGCCCGGGTCAGGAGCACTACTGGGTTCCAGTTCTACCTCCCAGCATCACCCACCTCTACCTGGACAGCAACTACATCAGTGAGATCAACAGCACCTCGTTGAGATCCTACGAGGAGCTGCTGGAATTAGATCTTGGAAACCAGAAAGTAGTCCTTGTCATCAGGAACGATTCTTTTCTCAGGCAGAGGAAGCTGACCCGGTTGGTTCTTGGCCTTAATCCTGGACTTAAACTGGAGCCGAGGTCGTTTGCAGGACTGTCCAATTTACAAAACCTATTTTTGGATTATTGCTCCCTGACAGAATCCATACTGGCAGAAAATTATCTGGAGCCACTTTTGTCTTTAGAAATGCTTAACCTCTTTGGTAACCGTATAGAGAGGCTCCGTCCTGGTCTCTTCTTTTCAAATCTTACAAAGTTTACAAACCTTAACCTCAAACTGAATCAGATTGACAGGTTATGTGAAGAGAATCTAGTTGGTTTCAGGGGCAAATATTTTACACTCAACATTCATTCCAACCAATTATTCAAAACAGATTTTGACTGGGGCAGCTGTGGAAACCCTTTTAAAGGAATGGGCTTCAGACTTCTTGACTTATCTAGCAATGGAGTAAATTTGATGAGAATAAGACAGTTTTTCAGAGCCATTAATGGAACACCGATTGGTCATCTTGTGTACTCTGGACTCATTGGGAAAGACTTTTCACACGACAACTTTCCTGATCCGGATAACAACACATTTGAAGGCCTTGAGAACAGTTATGTTACTATTTTACAAATCCCTAAAAATCGGATTTTTGCTTTACAGAGTGATGTCTTTAAGCCTTTAAAAGACGTGTTGATTATTGACATCTCCAGTAacaaaattaatcagattaacaGAAACGCCTTTCGTGGTCTCCAAGGACATCTAAAAATACTCAACCTGTCATCAAATCTGTTGGGAGAAATATATTCGGACACATTcaacagtctgacagaactTGTAATCTTGGATTTGTCTTACAATCACATTGGTGTGTTGGGAAGCAAAGCATTCAGAGGTCTTCCCAAATTACAAAATTTACACCTGACAGGGAACTCACTGCGAGATCTGGGTTTTCCTGAATCGTTACCAAACTTAAATATTCTCTTCTTGGGAGATAACAAGTTGAATTCAGTCACACAAATCAGTCGTTTTGGCATGAACAGTGTCTATGTAGATGTTTCAGATAACAGATTAACAAACTTGGAGGATATTTATGAAATTTTAAGTCATTTCAAGCATCTCCAGTATTTATTTTACGGTGGCAACTTCATCAGATACTGCATGGTAAATCAGGCAAAAATCCCTCATAATAATAGTTTGCAAGAGCTGGATCTTCATGGCGTTTTTCTGCAGCTGGTTTGGTCACAGGGGCAATGTCTCAACCTGTTTGATCATCTCAAGAAAACGAGACATCTAAATATAAGCTTCAATTCACTTACGACTCTTCCTCAGGGGATTTTCAGCGGTCTCAGCTCGATTGTAGAGATCGACCTTTCGTCAAATGCCTTGACCTATCTGCAGGCAGACGTCTTTCCGGTCAGCCTGAAAAAACTCCACCTTTCAAACAACTTACTAGCTTCCCCTGATCCTGTGACTTTCCAGTCTCTCAGCTTCCTCAGCCTGTCAGCAAATCGCTTCCACTGCAACTGCACGCTGGTGAGCTTCCTGAATTGGCTGGACATGACCAATGTAACCTTCATGAGCCCAGTAGAAGAGTACAGATGTGAGTTTCCAGCTGCCGTCCATAACCTTTCCCTGCTGGAATACGCCACGATCATCGAACCCTGTGAGGGCGATGATGAAGAGGCTGTTCAAGCTCTTAAATTTGTACTTTTTATCTTCTCTgccatcctcatcatcattgttCTACTCGGTGGGATTATTTACGCCCGTCTACGTGGGCACATTTTTATCATCTACAAAAAGATTGTCGGCAGAGTTCTTGAGGGCCCAAAACCTGCTCCTGCAGAGCAGAACTGGCAGTACGACGCCTTCTTCTGCTTCAGCAACTGTGATCACAGGTGGGTAGAGGATGCTTTGCTGAAGAAGCTGGATAACCAGTTTTCAGAGGAAAACTTGCTTCGGTGTTGCTTCGAGGCCAGAGACTTCCTGCCTGGTGAAGACCACCTCTCAAACATCAGAGATGCCATCTGGTGCAGCAGGAAGACTTTATGCATCGTCTCCAAGGAGTTTCTTAAAG ATGGCTGGTGCTTGGAGGCGTTTGCGCTTGCTCATGGTCGGATGTTGGAGGAGCTGACAAATGTCTTGATCATGTTGGTGGTAGGGAAG GTGGCTCACTACCAGCTGATGAAGTGCCATGCAGTCAGAGCATTTGTCCAGGGGAGGGAGTACCTCACCTGGCCAGAGGACCCTCAGGACCTGGAGTGGTTTTTTGAGCGACTTGTCTCACAGATCCTTAAAGACACCAAGGTGAAAAAGTTTGTAGTTGACAAGCCTGAGCCTGCAAAACCTGAATGTCCGCTGGATAAAGGGGACCACATTCCACTTGAGAACATTAGAGCGATTGTCACAGAAACTCCACCTTCATGA